One Coccinella septempunctata chromosome X, icCocSept1.1, whole genome shotgun sequence genomic window carries:
- the LOC123322157 gene encoding uncharacterized protein LOC123322157 isoform X2, producing the protein MENGVLMQSNSVNMGATSNSNSARLAALQERKKSIEESLSKKEKELRELCLQEADLTGIIPSEMPLQPGESPPSIRRKVGTSYMLPENLLKYTNNKGESIADLELQLQLHANMAEAALGLAHKQNLSKTVRRQHKSEYQHHKREYKVLQEKIALLKEAQLVQQQQEQSCINDQQKQKKKPRPADQDGISVISNDPFRKSEHRQSIRSMRHTLQTDNITDLYPHLHQRMPTRSTEVPYDMGQQIRYEDLSSSFYKLNLTGFKTYIERRENYAPVQPPYNPKSTNYQHVHGSPTYPPTQFQYNHSTYNHQVQGSPVLSHGPVTPHNPTISPHSHHVPQNSPSSSDVSTIYSSKYNNPRYYQTMVNPAHYQNYTKYTNSNPIPISRQSSPNLNSNLNKYQYSNSPLPPQQSYMYKNSSVDSVPSNLQNPHQLQPHQQYEQNAGLGGCWKKKDSGEIIWCNSSSSIDPNWQRDKRFGSLDRRKNRRIQKRISPNGDNKSATLSTISYSLDQKKPTFLHSPQVQARHSQDRQLVRTQSLGSVGVQTLDSVWPSDDNSSCDSENRSIDEKSCNTIRRQKQREWRETSLDSPGSPASSIVSRCQSTVPPVLAPEEKYVTNNCIPPPIMTKPSLEIPAESNPSPRIPEANMELFNNNIHNIPKNCTIVQAGHCKPYHEETKPFEMSDFYKYSTKFKKSPSKSVSMEDRVTLDRSSHFPRNLRDHYDTKNVYHHHNHQADCSPRGSVSSGQMDHMSNTLEYSQSPSSQDNYSQDKNLWYSSQSQGEQENNNATLV; encoded by the exons ATGG AGAATGGTGTTTTGATGCAAAGTAACAGTGTTAACATGGGGGCTACGAGTAATTCAAACAGTGCTCGTTTGGCAGCTTtacaagaaagaaaaaaatctatTGAAGAATCTTTGAGCAAAAAAGAGAAAGAGCTGAGAGAATTATGTCTTCAG GAAGCGGATCTCACAGGAATCATTCCTTCGGAAATGCCATTGCAGCCTGGAGAATCCCCTCCAAGTATACGAAGAAAGGTTGGGACTTCATACATGCTGCCTGAAAACTTGCTCAAATACACAAACAATAAAGGCGAGAGTATTGCTGATTTGGAATTACAACTACAGCTCCATGCTAATATGGCTGAAGCTGCACTGGGTCTCGCTCATAAACAAAATTTGAGCAAG ACCGTGAGGCGGCAGCATAAATCAGAATACCAGCATCATAAAAGGGAATATAAAGTTCTGCAAGAAAAAATTGCTCTCCTCAAAGAAGCACAACTAGTGCAGCAGCAGCAAGAACAATCTTGTATAAACGATCAACAAAAGCAAAAAAAGAAACCAAGACCAGCTGATCAAG ATGGCATATCTGTGATATCAAACGACCCATTCCGAAAGAGTGAGCATAGACAAAGCATACGATCAATGCGGCATACTTTGCAAACAGACAACATTACAGATTTATATCCTCATTTGCACCAAAGAATGCCTACTCGATCAACCGAAGTTCCTTATGATATGGGTCAGCAAATTAGATATGAAGATTTGTCCTCCTCATTCTATAAGCTCAATCTAACTGGATTTAAAACATACATAGAAAG GAGGGAAAATTATGCTCCTGTACAGCCACCATACAATCCAAAGTCAACAAACTATCAACATGTGCATGGAAGTCCAACATATCCACCAACCCAGTTTCAGTATAACCACTCTACATACAATCATCAAGTACAAGGCAGTCCAGTTTTATCTCACGGACCTGTTACCCCACATAACCCAACTATTTCCCCCCACAGCCACCATGTTCCTCAAAATTCCCCTAGCAGTTCTGATGTCTCAACCATATACAGTTCGAAATACAACAACCCAAGGTACTACCAAACAATGGTCAACCCTGCTCATTATCAGAACTACACGAAATACACAAACAGCAATCCAATTCCAATATCCAGGCAGTCTAGTCCAAATTTAAACAGCAACTTGAACAAGTACCAGTATTCAAATTCTCCGCTGCCTCCTCAGCAGTCCTATATGTACAAGAATAGTAGCGTGGATTCTGTTCCGAGCAATTTACAGAATCCTCATCAGCTGCAGCCCCATCAGCAATATGAACAGAATGCCGGTCTTGGGGGATGTTGGAAGAAAAAGGATAGTGGAGAAATCATCTGGTGCAATTCGTCATCTTCAATCGATCCAAATTGGCAGAGGGACAAGAG GTTTGGGAGTTTGGACAGGCGGAAAAACAGAAGAATTCAAAAGAGAATTTCGCCCAACGGTGACAATAAATCGGCTACTTTATCTACTATCTCTTATTCCTTAGATCAGAAGAAACCTACCTTCCTGCATTCACCACAG GTTCAGGCTAGACATTCCCAAGACAGGCAATTGGTTAGGACACAATCGTTGGGTAGTGTTGGGGTACAAACCTTGGATAGCGTCTGGCCTAGTGATGATAATTCTTCTTGCGATAGCGAAAATCGCAGCATTGATGAAAAGTCGTGCAACACGATACGACGTCAAAAACAGAGAGAATG GAGAGAAACATCTCTAGACAGTCCTGGATCTCCCGCTTCTTCCATTGTTAGTCGTTGCCAGTCGACAGTTCCTCCTGTTTTAGCTCcagaagaaaaatatgtaacgaatAATTGTATACCTCCGCCGATAATGACAAAGCCTTCGCTAGAAATACCTGCTGAATCTAACCCCTCGCCAAGAATACCTGAAGCTAACATGGAACTCTTCAATAATAACATACATAACATACCCAAAAATTGTACCATAGTACAAGCAGGACACTGCAAACCGTACCATGAAGAAACAAAACCGTTTGAAATGTCGGATTTCTATAAATACTCGACTAAATTCAAAAAATCCCCTTCCAAGAGTGTTTCAATGGAGGATAGAGTGACATTGGATAGATCAAGTCATTTTCCAAGAAACTTGAGGGATCATTATGACACAAAAAATGTATACCACCATCACAATCATCAGGCGGATTGTTCTCCACGTGGTTCAGT TAGCTCAGGTCAAATGGACCATATGAGCAACACTCTGGAATACAGTCAGTCACCTTCCAGTCAGGATAATTATTCACAAGACAAAAACTTGTGGTACAGTTCGCAGTCGCAAGGAGAACAAGAAAACAACAATGCAACTTTGGTGTGA
- the LOC123322157 gene encoding uncharacterized protein LOC123322157 isoform X1, producing the protein MENGVLMQSNSVNMGATSNSNSARLAALQERKKSIEESLSKKEKELRELCLQEADLTGIIPSEMPLQPGESPPSIRRKVGTSYMLPENLLKYTNNKGESIADLELQLQLHANMAEAALGLAHKQNLSKTVRRQHKSEYQHHKREYKVLQEKIALLKEAQLVQQQQEQSCINDQQKQKKKPRPADQEDGISVISNDPFRKSEHRQSIRSMRHTLQTDNITDLYPHLHQRMPTRSTEVPYDMGQQIRYEDLSSSFYKLNLTGFKTYIERRENYAPVQPPYNPKSTNYQHVHGSPTYPPTQFQYNHSTYNHQVQGSPVLSHGPVTPHNPTISPHSHHVPQNSPSSSDVSTIYSSKYNNPRYYQTMVNPAHYQNYTKYTNSNPIPISRQSSPNLNSNLNKYQYSNSPLPPQQSYMYKNSSVDSVPSNLQNPHQLQPHQQYEQNAGLGGCWKKKDSGEIIWCNSSSSIDPNWQRDKRFGSLDRRKNRRIQKRISPNGDNKSATLSTISYSLDQKKPTFLHSPQVQARHSQDRQLVRTQSLGSVGVQTLDSVWPSDDNSSCDSENRSIDEKSCNTIRRQKQREWRETSLDSPGSPASSIVSRCQSTVPPVLAPEEKYVTNNCIPPPIMTKPSLEIPAESNPSPRIPEANMELFNNNIHNIPKNCTIVQAGHCKPYHEETKPFEMSDFYKYSTKFKKSPSKSVSMEDRVTLDRSSHFPRNLRDHYDTKNVYHHHNHQADCSPRGSVSSGQMDHMSNTLEYSQSPSSQDNYSQDKNLWYSSQSQGEQENNNATLV; encoded by the exons ATGG AGAATGGTGTTTTGATGCAAAGTAACAGTGTTAACATGGGGGCTACGAGTAATTCAAACAGTGCTCGTTTGGCAGCTTtacaagaaagaaaaaaatctatTGAAGAATCTTTGAGCAAAAAAGAGAAAGAGCTGAGAGAATTATGTCTTCAG GAAGCGGATCTCACAGGAATCATTCCTTCGGAAATGCCATTGCAGCCTGGAGAATCCCCTCCAAGTATACGAAGAAAGGTTGGGACTTCATACATGCTGCCTGAAAACTTGCTCAAATACACAAACAATAAAGGCGAGAGTATTGCTGATTTGGAATTACAACTACAGCTCCATGCTAATATGGCTGAAGCTGCACTGGGTCTCGCTCATAAACAAAATTTGAGCAAG ACCGTGAGGCGGCAGCATAAATCAGAATACCAGCATCATAAAAGGGAATATAAAGTTCTGCAAGAAAAAATTGCTCTCCTCAAAGAAGCACAACTAGTGCAGCAGCAGCAAGAACAATCTTGTATAAACGATCAACAAAAGCAAAAAAAGAAACCAAGACCAGCTGATCAAG AAGATGGCATATCTGTGATATCAAACGACCCATTCCGAAAGAGTGAGCATAGACAAAGCATACGATCAATGCGGCATACTTTGCAAACAGACAACATTACAGATTTATATCCTCATTTGCACCAAAGAATGCCTACTCGATCAACCGAAGTTCCTTATGATATGGGTCAGCAAATTAGATATGAAGATTTGTCCTCCTCATTCTATAAGCTCAATCTAACTGGATTTAAAACATACATAGAAAG GAGGGAAAATTATGCTCCTGTACAGCCACCATACAATCCAAAGTCAACAAACTATCAACATGTGCATGGAAGTCCAACATATCCACCAACCCAGTTTCAGTATAACCACTCTACATACAATCATCAAGTACAAGGCAGTCCAGTTTTATCTCACGGACCTGTTACCCCACATAACCCAACTATTTCCCCCCACAGCCACCATGTTCCTCAAAATTCCCCTAGCAGTTCTGATGTCTCAACCATATACAGTTCGAAATACAACAACCCAAGGTACTACCAAACAATGGTCAACCCTGCTCATTATCAGAACTACACGAAATACACAAACAGCAATCCAATTCCAATATCCAGGCAGTCTAGTCCAAATTTAAACAGCAACTTGAACAAGTACCAGTATTCAAATTCTCCGCTGCCTCCTCAGCAGTCCTATATGTACAAGAATAGTAGCGTGGATTCTGTTCCGAGCAATTTACAGAATCCTCATCAGCTGCAGCCCCATCAGCAATATGAACAGAATGCCGGTCTTGGGGGATGTTGGAAGAAAAAGGATAGTGGAGAAATCATCTGGTGCAATTCGTCATCTTCAATCGATCCAAATTGGCAGAGGGACAAGAG GTTTGGGAGTTTGGACAGGCGGAAAAACAGAAGAATTCAAAAGAGAATTTCGCCCAACGGTGACAATAAATCGGCTACTTTATCTACTATCTCTTATTCCTTAGATCAGAAGAAACCTACCTTCCTGCATTCACCACAG GTTCAGGCTAGACATTCCCAAGACAGGCAATTGGTTAGGACACAATCGTTGGGTAGTGTTGGGGTACAAACCTTGGATAGCGTCTGGCCTAGTGATGATAATTCTTCTTGCGATAGCGAAAATCGCAGCATTGATGAAAAGTCGTGCAACACGATACGACGTCAAAAACAGAGAGAATG GAGAGAAACATCTCTAGACAGTCCTGGATCTCCCGCTTCTTCCATTGTTAGTCGTTGCCAGTCGACAGTTCCTCCTGTTTTAGCTCcagaagaaaaatatgtaacgaatAATTGTATACCTCCGCCGATAATGACAAAGCCTTCGCTAGAAATACCTGCTGAATCTAACCCCTCGCCAAGAATACCTGAAGCTAACATGGAACTCTTCAATAATAACATACATAACATACCCAAAAATTGTACCATAGTACAAGCAGGACACTGCAAACCGTACCATGAAGAAACAAAACCGTTTGAAATGTCGGATTTCTATAAATACTCGACTAAATTCAAAAAATCCCCTTCCAAGAGTGTTTCAATGGAGGATAGAGTGACATTGGATAGATCAAGTCATTTTCCAAGAAACTTGAGGGATCATTATGACACAAAAAATGTATACCACCATCACAATCATCAGGCGGATTGTTCTCCACGTGGTTCAGT TAGCTCAGGTCAAATGGACCATATGAGCAACACTCTGGAATACAGTCAGTCACCTTCCAGTCAGGATAATTATTCACAAGACAAAAACTTGTGGTACAGTTCGCAGTCGCAAGGAGAACAAGAAAACAACAATGCAACTTTGGTGTGA
- the LOC123322160 gene encoding integrator complex subunit 12 gives MNFLNITDMDWHLIKCVGYLHSGDSLTKDNAVALQSFLEESIKNKYGIAKDFTHLVSTCIKPECIDRVEEYKPMLNIYEDSKASNSDNELELDLLKEDLMCVVCDGMDVAAKNQLLECSHCHALYHQDCHEPCVTSQDSFESWVCSTCKDVNKKTKLYSSSSNNATSSTSQSVSSVTSSNLKLTLSKSSSHRHSGSGSNDNYKSSSDKSSNGNASSSSKSSSSSMLKSQSSGSSSSRNVTPNINIISADKRIQNMKKKAAKLQEKRKLPKIC, from the exons atgaattttttgaatatcacTGATATGGACTGGCATTTAATCAAATGCGTTGGCTATTTACATTCGGGTGATTCTCTTACAAAAGACAATGCAGTAGCTTTGCAATCATTTCTGGAAGAATCTATCAAAAACAAATATGGGATTGCCAAAGATTTCACACACCTTGTTTCAACTTGTATAAAGCCAGAGTGTATTGATAGGGTGGAGGAATATAAGCCTATGCTCAATATTTATGAAGACAGTAAAGCGTCTAATTCAGATAATGAGCTAGAGTTGGATTTATTGAAAGAAGATCTTATGTGTGTTGTTTGTGA TGGTATGGATGTTGCTGCGAAGAATCAACTTCTTGAATGTTCACACTGTCATGCACTCTATCATCAGGATTGTCATGAACCATGTGTGACTTCCCAGGACTCATTTGAGAGCTGGGTTTGCTCTACCTGTAAG GAcgtaaataaaaaaacaaaactatatAGTTCATCTTCAAATAATGCTACCTCAAGTACTTCTCAATCTGTATCTTCGGTGACTTCTTCAAATTTGAAACTAACACTTTCAAAGAGTTCAAGTCACAGACATAGTGGCAGTGGTTCTAATGACAACTATAAATCTTCAAGTGATAAAT CTTCTAATGGAAATGCATCATCCTCATCAAAATCCTCCAGTTCTTCAATGTTGAAATCGCAGTCAAGTGGTAGCTCAAGTTCAAGAAATGTAACACCAAATATAAATATCATCAGCGCTGATAAACGtatacaaaatatgaagaagaaaGCTGCGAAATTACAAGAAAAGAGGAAACTTCCTAAAATATGTTGA
- the LOC123322161 gene encoding lysosomal Pro-X carboxypeptidase: MKTSFLSFLVISLVGCKCDYIFQTQYAEVPVDHFSYTNNHTFKVKYLINDSYWSDDGPIFFYTGNEGSIELFAQNSGFIMELAPKFNALVVFCEHRYYGTSLPYGNLSYTKPEYLGFLSSEQALHDFVDVIDVLQQSKYGTNGPLPVIAFGGSYGGMLSTWIRLKYPASVLGAIAASAPIWQFTDLTPCGIFNTIVTNVYSSSAKDYICSDAIRKFWPALRKVTKTPDGKAWLSSDWKLCKNITKDDDVQSFVDDISNALVNLAMANYPYPSTFLGDLPAYPVNALCERLEGFQNYTKDDKGYISFIGKAVNIYTNYSGKAKCNDFGDVDGLSTNGWDYQTCTEMVMPMCSEQEDMFETSPWDFKKFSADCVKKWGVKPRNPKEVILQYGGQNLKYASNIVFSNGLLDPWSGGGVLSNISRTVSAIIIPEGAHHLDLRSSNSADPYSVKRARKFHADSITHWLRRYHYEKVDGEVLRV, encoded by the exons ATGAAGACATCCTTCCTATCGTTTCTCGTAATTTCCCTCGTAGGATGTAAGTGCGACTATATTTTTCAAACCCAATATGCCGAAGTTCCCGTTGACCACTTCAG TTACACCAACAACCACACCTTCAAGGTGAAATACCTTATAAACGACAGCTATTGGTCGGACGATGGGCCGATCTTCTTCTACACCGGAAATGAAGGGAGCATTGAATTATTTGCACAAAACTCGGGTTTCATCATGGAGTTAGCACCCAAGTTCAATGCCCTCGTTGTGTTTTGTGAGCATAG ATACTACGGCACATCACTACCATACGGCAATTTATCATACACCAAACCAGAATATCTCGGCTTTCTTTCGTCCGAACAAGCCTTACACGACTTCGTGGATGTGATTGATGTTCTTCAGCAGTCAAAATATGGCACAAACGGTCCTCTGCCTGTCATAGCCTTCGGAGGTTCTTACGGCGGAATGTTATCCACTTGGATACGTTTGAAATACCCCGCCTCAGTCCTTGGTGCAATAGCGGCTTCAGCGCCCATTTGGCAGTTCACCGATTTGACACCATGTGGTATCTTCAATACCATCGTGACCAACGTATATTCGTCATCAGCAAAGGATTACATCTGCAGTGATGCCATACGGAAATTCTGGCCAGCTTTAAG AAAGGTAACGAAGACACCGGATGGCAAAGCTTGGTTGAGCTCAGACTGGAAGCTTTGCAAGAACATCACCAAGGACGACGATGTTCAAAGTTTCGTTGATGACATATCGAACGCATTGGTGAATTTGGCGATGGCCAACTATCCCTACCCAAGTACCTTTTTGGGTGACCTACCAGCATATCCTGTCAACGCTCTATGCGAGAGACTTGAAGGATTTCAGAATTACACAAAAGACGATAAAGGTTACATAAGTTTCATTGGAAAAGCCGTAAATATCTATACAAACTATAGCGGTAAGGCCAAATGCAACGATTTTGGAGACGTTGACGGATTGAGCACAAATGGTTGGGACTACCAG ACCTGCACGGAGATGGTGATGCCCATGTGTTCGGAGCAGGAGGATATGTTCGAAACTAGCCCATGGGACTTCAAAAAATTCTCGGCAGATTGCGTGAAGAAGTGGGGTGTGAAGCCACGTAACCCAAAAGAGGTGATCCTACAGTATGGTGGGCAGAACTTGAAGTATGCCTCGAACATTGTATTCAGCAACGGTCTCCTTGATCCCTGGTCTGGTGGCGGTGTACTCAGCAATATCTCAAGAACGGTATCGGCGATTATCATTCCAGAAGGTGCCCACCATCTCGATTTGAGATCTTCGAACTCTGCAGATCCGTATTCTGTGAAGAGGGCCAGAAAATTCCACGCCGACAGTATTACTCACTGGCTGAGAAGGTATCATTATGAGAAAGTCGATGGGGAAGTACTGCGAGTGTGA